A genomic region of Chloracidobacterium sp. contains the following coding sequences:
- a CDS encoding ATP synthase subunit I, protein MAMIVVVGAAAGLAFAGARFGLGVLFGGLLAFGNYFWLERVTRQIFQPDAVRSTGILAAKYILRYLAIGGVLLLVYLTGAFPMPAVILGLSAFAIAIVAQGLKNIVSSKF, encoded by the coding sequence ATGGCCATGATAGTTGTGGTCGGCGCGGCGGCGGGGCTTGCATTCGCCGGGGCGAGGTTCGGGCTTGGCGTGTTGTTTGGCGGCCTGCTTGCATTTGGCAATTATTTCTGGCTCGAGAGGGTCACGCGGCAGATTTTCCAGCCTGATGCAGTAAGGTCGACTGGGATATTGGCTGCGAAGTACATCTTGAGGTACTTGGCGATCGGCGGCGTTCTTCTGCTGGTTTACCTGACTGGTGCGTTTCCGATGCCGGCTGTGATATTAGGGCTGTCGGCTTTCGCGATCGCGATCGTCGCACAGGGATTAAAGAATATAGTTTCGAGTAAAT